One Streptomyces umbrinus genomic window, AGGTCGTCACGCAGCGCGTGCGCCAGCCGTGCCGCCCGGCCCCCGATCTCGGCGAACGAGCGCCTCTGCGGCTCCCCCTCACCGGTCCAGGTGATCACCTGAGACGAACCGTGGATCGTCGACCCGTGGGTCAGGATCCTCGAGATCAGCAGCGGTACGTCCTGCATCGTGCTCAGCACGGCGTCCTCCCGGGGGCGACATTGCCTACGCGGTAGTAAGGGTTGGGCTGATTCTGCTCACATACCGCGCGGTATGTCACTACTCCGGGATGATCGATCACGTCACGACAGGATTCCTTGCCCCGGCGTGAACAGTGCGCTTGCCCAGCTCTGATCAGCGCACGGGACCCAGCTCGGGGTCCTCACGAAGCTTGCCCAGCGCACGCGACACGGCCGACTTGACCGTACCGATCGACACTCCCAGCACGTCCGCCGTCTGCGCCTCGCTGAGGTCCTCGTAGTACCGCAGGACGACCATCGCCCGCTGCCGCGCAGGCAACTTCATGATCGCGCGCCACATCGCGTCGTGCAGCGCCTGCTGTTCCGCCGGGTCCCCGGCCGGCGGAGCCTCCGGCTCCGGCAGCTCGTCGCACGCGAACTCGTCGACCTTCCGCTTCCGCCACTGCGACGTCCGCGTGTTCAGCAGGGCGCGCCGTACATAGCCGTCGAGGGCCCGGTGGTCCTCGATCCGCTCCCACGCGACATACGTCTTCGTGAGTGCGGTCTGCAGCAGGTCCTCCGCGTCGCTCGGGTTCGCGGTCAGCGAGCGAGCAGTACGCAGCAGCACGGGTTGGCGGGCCTTGACGTACGAGGAGAACGACGGGTACGCAAGGGTCCGCGTCGCCGCATTCGAAGCGCTGGTGCAGACGGTTGTGGTCATGGCTCCACGCTAGGAGCGCCCCCTACTCCAGCGGATCGGCCGCAGGTCCCGAAGCCGTGTCCGCCTCAGGTTGTAGGAGGGGGGCTGGCCCCACCTACTGAAGGTGGACGCCGGGCCCCGGCCCCCTGAGGGTTCACCCCTGAGGACCGCTCCCCTGGCAGTAGCCCGGACCCGGGAATCATGCGGGAGTAGTACGTCCGCACTCCGTGGGCTCTCCCGGAGGGTACGCCGGGCGCCCACCGAGCGCGAAAACGAGCGCCTTGGGCTGCGCTGGGCCTCGACCCGGACACGTACTCCGGCCCGGCCTGGACAGGCACCCCGCCCCGCCCGGACGCGCACCGCAGTCATCCACCCCGCCTCCGCCATCAGCCCCGATCGTCCGAGCCCAGGATCAACCCCGAGGTGGGGACCCCCGTACCCGCCGTCACCAGCACCCGGCCGGCCCCGGGTATCTGGTTCACGGATGTGCCCCGGAGTTGTCGTACGCCTTCGGCCACACCGTTCATCCCGTGCAGATACGCCTCCCCGAGCTGCCCTCCGTGCGTGTTCAACGGCAACCGCTCCTCGGCGACGAAGTCCGCGGCCTCGCCCGGCTTGCAGAAACCGAACTCCTCCAACTGCGTCAGCACGAACGGTGTGAAGTGGTCGTACAGGATCCCCACGTCTATTCCGGCCGGCGTCAGCCCGGACGTGCGCCACAGCTGCCGCGCCACCACGCCCATCTCCGGCAGCCCCGTCAGGTCGTCCCGGTAGTAGCTGGTCATCTGCTCCTGCGCGCGCCCCGCGCCCTGGGCGGCCGCGGTGATCACGGCGGGCGGATGCGGCAGGTCTCGCGCCCGCTCCACCGAGGTGACGACCAGGGCCTGGCCGCCGTCGGTCTCCTGACAGCAGTCCAGCAGCCGCAACGGCTCGACGATCCACCGCGACGCTGCATGGTCGGCGAGTGTGATCGGTTTGCCGTGGAAGTACGCCGCCGGGTTGGTCGCCGCGTACTTCCGGTCGACGACCGCGACCTGGCCGAACGCCTCGGGTGTCAGTCCGTACGTGTGCAGATAGCGCTGGGCCGCCATCGCCACCCAGGACGCGGGCGTGAGCAGTCCGAACGGAAGCGACCAGCCGAGCGCGGCGCCCTCGGCCGACGGCTCACGCCGCTGCACCCCGGAACCGAATCTCCGGCCCGACCGCTCGTTGAACGCCCGGTAGCAGACCACCACCTCGGCCACGCCCGTGGCCACGGCGAGAGCCGCCTGCTGGACGGTCGCGCAGGCCGCGCCTCCGCCGTAGTGGATCCGCGAGAAGAAGGACAGCTCGCCCATGCCGACCGCCTGGGCGACGGTGATCTCCGGGCTGGTGTCCATCGTGAACGTCACCATCCCGTCCACGTCGGCCGGTGTGAGACCGGCGTCGTCGAGCGCGGCCCGCACCGCCTCGACGGCCAGCCGCAGTTCGCTGCGCCCAGAGTCCTTGGAGAACTCGGTGGCCCCGATCCCGACGATCGCCGCCCGCCCGCCGAGCGTGTCCTTCGTCCGCACGCTCATGGCCGACTCCCCGCCTCGTGGATCGCGGCACCCTCGGCTCCCTCAATGCCCTCGGCGCCCTCAGCACCTTCGGCTCCGGCGGCTCCGGGGACCGTGACCGTGACCGTCCCGGTGACATGTCTGCCGATCCCGTTGGCCCCCACCACCCTGACCGTCGCCGTGTCGCCCTCGACCGCCTCCACCGAGCCGGTCAACACCATCGTGTCGCCGGGGTAGTTGGGCGCACCCAGTCTGATCGCGACCCTCCGCAGCACGGACCGGGGTCCGAACCGGTCGGTGATGTAGCGCCCGACCAGCCCGTTCGTCGTCAGGATGTTCATGAAGATGTCCGGCGAACCCTTCTGCCGGGCGAGCTCCGCGTCGTGGTGCACGTCCTGGTAGTCCCTCGACGCGATCGCCCCGGCGACGATGAGCGTGCGGGTGATCTCGATCTCCAGCGGCGGCAGGACGTCCCCGACCCGCACCGCCCCGACCTCGGTGTTCATGCGTCCCCCTCTCCATGCACGATCAACGCCCCCAACTCCTGGAGCACTTCGCTTCCGCACCCCAGATACGCGTCCAGTTGCCGACCCCACAGAAAGTGCCGGTGCACGGGATGGTCGAGGTCGGCCCCCATACCGCCGTGCAGATGCTGTCCCGCGTGCACCACGCGCTGCCCCGCCTCCGACGCCCACCAGGCCGCAGTCAGCGCGTGCGTCGCGTAGTCCAGCCCCTCGTCCCGCCGCCAGGCCGCTTCGTAGGCCGTGACCCGTATCGCCTCGGTGTCCATGTACGCGTCGGCCGCCCGGAGTTGGACCCCCTGCTTGGTCGCGAGCGGTCTCCCGAACTGCTCGCGGGTGTTGGTGTGGTCGACCGCCCGGGCCACCGAACCCGCGCACACCCCGGCCTGCAGCCCCGCGAAGGCGGTACGCGCGGTGGCCAGCACGTCGTCGTACGCTTCCTGGCCCGCCACCTCCGCGCCGGAACCACCAACCCGCTCGCCCAGCCGCTCGCCCGGTGTCCCGTCCAGCGTCAGCCGTCCCGCCGACCAGGGCGCCGTCAGCTCGACGGGCTCGCAGCGCGCGTCGACGGTCCGTACGAGCCACAGGCCGTGCTCGTCGTCGGCGACGAGGACATGCGTGGCGTCGCGGAGCCACGGCACCACGGGGACCGCACCGCTCAACTCCCCGGATCCGCCCACCCATACGGCCGCCTCGGGCAGGGCGCCGGTCACGACCACTGTGCCGTCCCCGATCGCGGGCAGCAGCCGCTCCCGCTGCTCCGCCGAGCCATGGGCCGACACTGCCAGCAGCCCGTACACACAGCTCGCCGCGAACGGCACCTGGGCCGTGGTCCGCCCCTGCTCCTCCAGCAGGAGCACCAGCCCGAGGAGCCCTATGTCCTCGACTGCGGCCGGCAACCCGGCCTCGCACAACGCCTTCCACAGCTCGGCGTCGCTGCCGGTGCCCGCCGCTGTCAGCCGCTCATGGGTGGACAGGTCGCCGAAGATCCGCGCGGCCAGATCGCGGGCCGCCGCCTGCTCCTCCGTGGGCGTGAAGTCCATGTCAGCCCCCGCTCCTCTCGACGGCCCGGAAGACCGGCAGCTCCAACTCCTCGTCCACCTGCTCGAACTCCAGCCTGACCGGCATCCCGATCCGCACCCGGTCGTGCGGCACCCCTACCACGTTGCTGATCATCCGCACGCCCTCCGCGAGTTCGATCAGCCCCACCGCGTACGGCGGATCGAAGGCAGGGAAGGGCGGGTGGTGCATCACCACGTACGAGTAGACGGTCCCGTCGCCGCCCGCCTCGACCGTGTCCCAGTCCGGGCAACCGCACGCGTTGCACCCCGGCAGCCAGGGGAACCGCAGCGTCCTGCATCCGTCGCAGCGCTGTATGAGCAGACGGTGCCGGGAAACGCCCTCCCAGAAGCCGGCGTTGTCGCGATTGACGACGGGGCGGGGCCGCTTGGGCTGCTCGGACCGCTCGGGCCGTGAGACCTCGGCGGCCACCACGGTCTTCGCAACCACGCCTGCCCCCTCCGCCCTCGGAGCGCTCCTTCTCCGAGCCGCGGGCACGTACTTCAGGATCCGGAACCGATGTGTCCCCACCGGCCGGCCGGCCACCCGGACATCCATCCGCGTCGTGACGAAATACCCCGTGCCCAGCTTGGTCGTCTTGCGCTCGGAGACCGACTCGATCACCGCGTCGAAGGTGATCGCGTCCCCGGGCCGCAGCGGCCGCAGATACTCCTGCTCGCAGTCGGTGGCGACCACGGAGGTGTACCCGGCGTCGTCGAACAGCCCGAGCAGTTCGTCGTACGCCTCGGAACGCCCCGCGTGCCCGGAGAGACCTCCCATCGTCCACGCCTGGAGCATGGTGGGCGGCGCTGTGGCGTCCGCCCCCGCGTACGCCGGATTCGTGTCTCCCATTGCCTCGCACCAGTGCCGGATCATCGGTTCGTTGACCAGGTCCTTGCCCACCCCGCCGACCGCGGCGGCCTGCCCCTCGTACACCTTCACCCGCTCGAACACGTCCTCGTACCCGCCGCCCCCGCCCAAGGCCGCCGCCCCCTCTCCGCCCGGAGCCTCCCGCTCGCTCACCGCCGCCCCCTGGTCATCCCGAGCCGCATCGTCGCCACGATCTCCCGCTGCACCTCGCTCACCCCGCCCCCGAACGTGTTGATCTGTGCCGCCCTGTTCATCCGCTCCAGTTCGCCGTCCCCGAACACACCCGGCGAACCGGAACGGACCAGCGCATCCGATCCGACGATTTCCTGACACATTCGGTACACCGCGACCGCCGATTCGGTTCCCACGACTTTCACGCCGCTCGCATCGCCGGGTGCCAGCCGGCCGGCCCCCACATCACCCACCAAACGCCAGTTGAGCAGGCGTGTTGCCGCCAGCCGGGCATGTACTTCGGCCAGCCTCGACCGCACCCACGGCTCGTCAACCCTGCGCCGCCCAGTCACCGGATCGGGGGTACGGGCGGCGGCCAGGGCGGCCGCGTAGAAGTCCTCTGCCTGCATGCCGATCGCCGCGAGCGCGACCCGCTCGTGGTTGAGCTGGTTGGTGATGAGCCCCCAGCCGCCGTTCTCCTCACCGACGAGGTTGGCCGCCGGGACCCGGATGCCGTCGTAGTACGTGGCTGTCGTGGTCAGCCCGCCCACCGTCGCGATCGGCGTCCACGAGAACCCGGGGGCGTCGGTGGGCACGAGCAGGATCGAGATCCCCTTGTGCTTCGGCGCGTCGGGGTCCGTACGGCAGGCGAGCCAGATCCAGTCGGCCTGCTGGGCGTTGGAGGTGAACACCTTCTGCCCGTCGACAAGCCACTCACCGCCGCTCCCGGCGCTCCCAGGGCCCTTCTCGCTGTCCTCGTGTCCGTCGCCGCCCACCCGCACGGCCCGGGTCCGCAGCGACGCCAGGTCCGTCCCCGCGGACGGCTCGCTGTACCCGATGGCGAACACGAGTTCCCCGCGCAGGATCCGCGGCAGAAAGTAGCCCTTCTGTTCCTCGGTCCCGTACTTCATGAGCGTCGGCCCGACCGTGTTGAGCGTGACCATGGAGACCGGAGCGCCCGCCCGGTATGCCTCGTCGAAAAAGACGAACTGCTCGTCGGCGCCGCGCCCCTGCCCCCCGTACGCGACGGGCCAGCCGAGCCCCAGCCACCCGTCGGCACCGATCCGGCGCAACAGCGCCCGCTGCTGTTCCGGGACACCCGGCGCAACAAGGTCCCCGGGCGGCGGCGGTCCGTCCGGCATCAGGTCCCGGAAGTACGTACGGAGTTCGGCGCGCAGTCGTCGCTGGCGCTCGGTGGTGGCGAGATGCACGACGACGGCCCTCCCGGACCTCGTACGAACAAGGGTTTCTGACTGTCCGTCAGATATGTGTGTCTGTCAAGGTCACGGACCTCGACCGCCGGGGTCGCGATCGCCAGCCCGGCACACATGCGGGAAACGTCTGCGCGGCAGCACCCAAGTGCCGCCGCGCAGACGTGTTACCACCCCACAAAGCACCCCACTGAGGAGGTGTACGACCGCCGGGGGTCTCCAGTCCCCGACAGCCGCCGGCTCACCAGAGCTTGGTGAAGTTGACGGCGGTGTTCTCGTTCGACTGGTCGATGGCCGTGAACGCGGAACCGTTCACCTGGGCCGTGTTGCTCTGGTTCGAGGCACCGGAGCCGACGGCCTGCTGCTGCGTCGTGGACGAGGTCCCGTAGTTGTCGCCACCGACGCCGCTGCCGACGACGTTCGCCACGGCCGCGTTCGATCCGTTGTCCGCGAAGGCGCCGTTGTCGGCCGCCGCAACGCCCGTGAAGAGGGCGGCGGCGAGCGGCAGGGCTGCCGCGGCGGCGAGAAGGCGGACGGTACGGATGCTTGCCATGTCTTTTCCTCCAGAAGCGGAAGTTCGCACCGGCCAGGACCGGCTGAGTACGGCTTGTTCCAAGGCAGTTGGCCGACCGCCTCGATGTCTGTCACAACGTCGCGAGATCAGAATTGCCCTCCGAATCCCCGGCGAACCACCCCGGAAGGCACTATTCGCTCGCAAGCGTGAGGACATGTCGATAAACCCCCTTCGCGCGACCAAAACCGCAGATCAGGGCGGTGCGGGCGACTCAATCCCATACGCCGCAAGGGACGAAGCGTTCCGGCACGTTTTCAGCCAATCCCACGGGGCCGGTTTCCACCCCCCTGGCCCGGCGCTCCTTCGCCCAACCCCCGGAGCGCCTCTTCCTTTTTTCGAACACTCGTACGAGCATGGAGTCATGGCCACCATCGACCGGCAGGCCACGACGCTGGCCCTCGCACACGCCCTGTCAGCCGCCGAACGCGGACTGGCCGTCATCCCGCTGTCCCGAACCAAACTTCCGGCACTGCGCTCCCCGCACCGCGACGACCCGACGGCACCGCTCTGTCACGGCGAGTGCGGCCGCTTCGGGCACGGTGTGTACGACGCCTCGATCGACCCGCTGCGTATCCGAGAGCTCTTCGCCGCCGCCCCCTGGGCCACCGGCTACGGCATCGCCTGCGGGCTGGACCCCCATCGCCTGATCGGCATCGACCTCGACACCAAATCGGGTACGGACTCGTCCGCGGCACTCCGGGAACTGGCCCTGCGCCACCTGTTCACGATCCCCGAGACGGTCGTCGTGCTGACCCCCAGCGGCGGCCGCCACGTCTGGCTGAGCGGCCCGCCCGACGTCGTCGTCCCCAACTCGGCGGGCCGCCTGGCCCCGGGAATCGACATCCGCGGCGCGGGCGGCTACCTCGTGGGCCCCGGCTCACGAACCGAACACGGCGCCTACAGCACGGCCCCGGGCACCGCCCACCTGGCACCCGCCGCCTGCCCGCCGTCCCTTCTGCAGCTCCTCCTGCCCCCGCCCCGCACCGGCCGCCACGCCGGACCCGCCTCGGCGGGCCAACACGGCCAGGGCCTCGTCCAGTTCGTCCTCGCCGCCCATGAGGGCCAGCGCAACACCCGCCTCTTCTGGGCCGCCTGCCGCGCCTACGAGAACGGCCTCGGCCCGGACCTCACCGAAGCCCTGGTCGACGCCGCCGTCCGGACCGGCCTCACCGAACGCGAGGCCCGCTCCACCATCACCTCGGCATCCCGCATGACGAGGCACCGCCCGTAGCCCCGCCACAACCGAAAAAGTCCCCTCCAGGTGCCCAGAAAACCGAGACAAACCGAAAAACGACCACTCGCGCGCGCGTGCACACCAAAAACGCCTGCACACCACCAAGAACAAGCAGGGGCGTCCGGAACCTCTCGGTTCCGGACGCCCCTGCTTCTCGCACTGCGGTGGGTGTGGGATTTGAACCCACGGTCACATCGCTGCGACGACGGTTTTCAAGACCGTTCCCTTAGGCCGCTCGGGCAACCCACCCCGCGCCGCTGAGAGATCGGCGCGGGGACAAGACTAACGGGTCAGCTGTCGCCCTCGCGCTGGCCCAGGGTGACTTCGGCCGTCTGCTGCTTGCCGTCGCGGGTGTAGGTGAGTTTGACGGTGTCGCCGGGCTTGTGGGTCCAGATCTCGCCGATGAGGGTGGGGCCGCTGTCGATCACCCGGTCGTCGAGCTTGGTGATGACGTCGCCGGGCTTGAGGCCGGCCTTGGCGGCGGGGCCGTTCGGCGTGACCGCGTCCGAGCCGCTGGCGCCCTGCTCGGTGATCTTCGCGCCCGTGCCCTCCTCCAGGGAGACCGAGGCGCCGATCACCGGGTAGACGGGCTTGCCGGTCTTGATCAGCTGCTGGGCGACGGTCTTCGCCTGGTTGATCGGGATCGCGAAGCCCAGGCCGATGGAACCGGACTGGCTCGTGCCGCCCAGGCCGCCGCCGCTGGAGGACTGGATGGCGGAGTTGATGCCGATGACCGAGCCGTTCGCGTCCAGCAGCGGGCCGCCGGAGTTGCCCGGGTTGATCGAGGCATCAGTCTGCAGGGCGCTCATGTACGAGGCCTTGCTCTGGGCGCTGCCGTCGCTGGAGGCCACCGGGCGGTTCTTGGCGCTGATGATGCCCGTGGTCACCGTGTTCGACAGACCGAAGGGCGCGCCGATCGCGATCGTCGAGTCGCCGACTGCGATCTCGTCGGAGTTGCCCAGGTGCAGCGGCTTGAGGTCGCTCGGTGCGTTCTTGAGCTTGATGACCGCGACGTCGTAGCCCTGAGCGTGGCCGACCACCTCGGCGTCGTACTTCTTGCCGTTCGAGAAGGTCGCCGAGAGCTTGCCGCTGTCGACCGCCTCCGCCACCACGTGGTTGTTGGTGAGGATGTGGCCCTGGGTGTCGAAGACGAAGCCGGTGCCCGTGCCGCCCTCGCCGTTGCTCCCCTCGGCCTCGATGGTGACCGTACTCGGCAGCGCGGTGGCGGCCACGGTCGCGACCGTGCCCGGGTCACGCTTGAGGTCGCCGCCGCTCTGGGAGGCGGCAACCGTCGTCGAGCCCGTGGAGTCGTCGTTCCGGTCGGCCGCCCAGTAGCCGATGCCACCGCCCACGCCGCCCGCGACCAGCGCGGCCACCAGGACCGCGGCGACCAGACCGCCGCGCCCGCCCGACTTGGGCTTGGGCGCCGGCTGTTGGTACGAGGAGCCCCAGACATCGCCCGAACCGCCCTCGCCCCCGCTCGCGTACGACGGTGTGGCCGGCGGCGGAGGCGGCCAGGCGCCCGCTTCCGGTGCCGGGCCCGCGGCCTCGGGCGCCCCGGAGGGAACCGGGGGCAACGTGGCCGTCGGCGCGCCTTCCTGGGGAACGCCCGACTCCTGGGGGTAGGCCGGTCCCTGGGACGGAGCCGTGCCCCGATGGGGGTCCACGGGATCCGGTCCCGGCGACACCCCCTGCTCCGGCGGCACGGAAGCAGCAGGAGTGTCCACCGGCACGGGAGGTGCAGACGGGGCCGGGGGTACCGCAGTGCCCTCGTTCTCGGTGCTCACAGCTCTTCCTCTCGATCCACGGCTGTTCAGTCAGGTCGCACTCGGTCACGATCACTCACGTGTGTTCATGACTCCACCCGCATGTGTTCAGGAACCGGCGCGATTCAGCTGTGCATGTGCTTTTGTATGCCGTCAGCTTTTCCCATGGGCCGTCAGGGCACCATAAGCGGTGCCTGTGACTCCGGGATCTTCATTTATATCGGACAGGTCCGACAAAACCATCGCATGCACCACGCCATCGACCTCACGCCTACCCACTCGCGATGGCACCATGACGCGGTGACCCACGCACGACAGCACCTGAACCAGGTCGTCGCCCACCGCGGGGCCTCCGAAGAGGCCCCGGAGCACACCCTGGCCGCGTACGAGAAGGCGATCGAGGACGGGGCGGACGCCCTGGAGTGCGATGTACGGCTGACCGCGGACGGACATCTCGTCTGCGTCCACGACCGCCGCGTCAACCGCACTTCCAACGGCCGCGGCGCCGTCTCCGCCCTGGAGCTCGCCGACCTCGCCACCCTGGACTTCGGCTCCTGGAAGAACCGCGACGAAGCGCCCGACTGGGAACAGCAGCGGCCCCCGTCCTGGGAGCAGCAGTCCGTCCTCACCCTGGAGCGGCTGCTCGAACTCGTCGCCGACGCCGGCCGTCCCGTACAGCTCGCCATCGAGACGAAGCACCCCACGCGCTGGGCGGGCCAGGTCGAGGAGCGCCTGCTCGTACTGCTGAAGCGCTTCGGCCTGGACGCTCCGCCCTCGGCCGCCGAGTCGCCCGTACGCGTCATGAGTTTCTCGGCGCGCTCGCTGCACCGCGTCCGCGCCGCGTCCCCGACCCTGCCGACCGTCTATCTCATGCAGTTCGTCTCGCCCCGGCTGCGCGACGGTCGACTGCCCGCAGGGGTGCGGATCGCGGGTCCCTCGATGCGCATCGTCCGCAATCACCCGGCGTACATCGAGCGCCTGAAGCGTGCCGGACATCACGTTCACGTATGGACGGTGAACGAGCCCGAGGATGTCGATCTCTGTGTCGAGCTGGGCGTCGACGCCATCATCACCAACCGCCCGCGCGCGGTGCTCCACCAGTTGGGCCGCTGACCTGGGGCCCTGTGGGGCCCTCGCTCAGCCACCCCTCGCACCTCGGCCACATCGTCGAATTCTGGCCACGCGATTACAGGGAGTGCACCGGCGCGTTCGATCCGTATTCGATCGTTACGAGTGCGTCACTGCACGTGCATTGGCCGGTTTCCGGTCCAGTCCAGAGGGGCATTCACACCGTGGCGTGGGGCAAAGGAGGTCTCGGGGGTGGCGTTGGTGGTGGCACAGGAGGTGCCCACGTCGTCGAGCATGGCCGTACCCCATGGCCCTGCGGGCGTGGGGGAAGCAAGACACCGGATGCGGGCTCAGCTGCGCACCGGCGGTGTGGCGGAAACGGTCATCGACGATGCCGTATTGATCCTTTCCGAACTATTGAGCAACGCCTGCCGACACGGCAGGCCGTTGGGTGACGCACTGGCAGGGGATGGCGACGTCCGGGCCGCGTGGCGCGTCGAACCGACCGGCAGGCTCACCGTCGAGGTGACGGACGGCGGCGGTCCGACCCGTCCGGTTCCGGCCACACCCTCGGTCACCGCGCGCGGCGGCCGCGGGCTCAACATCATCACGGCGCTGGCCGACGACTGGGGCGTCCGGGACGACGCCCGCGGTGAGGTCACGGTGTGGGTGGTCGTGCACAAGGACGCACACGCCGGACATCGCCGCGACGACTTCGCCGCGCGGGTCACGGCCCCGTCGGTGTCCGCGATACCCGACCTCGACTTCGGGAACGCTTTCGACAGCCTGGACTGAGAACGACCCGGGCCGACGGCGGCCCGAGCCGGGGAACGCCTGAACCGACAGCGGCCCGAGCCGAGGGCGACCCGAGCCGAGAATCACCTCACCCCCAGGACGACCCGAAGCCCGGACGGCCCGAACCCAGGACGACCTGGGCCGAAGCAACCCGAAGCAGACGGAAGCACTGGTTCGAGGACGAACCGAATCACCGCTTCCGGGACGACTCGGCACGTTGGCCACAGGGTCCCGTGGCTCCCCGTACGAGCGGCTAGGCTCGCGCCCGTACGAGTCGAGCCGTAACCGGGAGACATCCACGATGGCCAAGAAGCGACCCCAGACGAAGGCCAAGCAGCCTCAGCTGACGGATGGAGAGATCCCGGTCGTCGGGGCGCGCGAGCCCTGCCCATGCAACAGCGGCCGCCGTTACAAGGCCTGTCACGGACGGGCCGCCGCGCACGCCGTGACCGAGCTGGTGCACCGCCCCTTCGAAGCACTGGCGGGCGAAGCGGACTGGATCGCGCTGCGCGAGCTGGTGCCCGCGGCCACCGTCGAGCTGCATCTGAAGGAGGCGCTCCCGGAGGGCGTCCCGTCGGTCACACTCGCGACGGTGCTGCCGATGGCGTGGCCCGCGCTGCGCCGCGAAGACGGCTCGGTCCTGATCGGCCTGCAGAACGACACGGCGTCCGGTGACATCAGCCGCGACCTGGCCGACACGCTCCAGCGCGCGCTCACCGCGGAGCCCGGCACTCCGGTCCAGGGCCGCCGCGCCCCGGCCGACGGACCGCGGCTGCAGGACCTCCTCGACCCCGAAGGCGCGTTCGAGCCAGTTGTGCACCCGGGGTTCGAATTCTGGGTTCCGGACGCTCAGAACGCGACCACGGAGGTGACCGCCTCCCTGGAGCGGGCCAACGCCGCCGCCATCCCGACCGTGAAGCTCGCGGGTGTCGACGCCGCGTACTGGTGCGAGACGCCCGACAAGAACCACCTGCGCTGGGTCATGCCGCACCCGGAGGAGCAGCTTCTGGACGCGCTCGCCCGGCTGCACGCCGCGGGCCGGTCGAGCCTCGGCGACGGCACCCGTCTCGTGGGCTCCTTCCGTGCCCACGGCCTCACGGTGCCGGTCTGGGACCTGCCGACCGGCGTCACGTCGGAGGATGTCGAGAAGCCGGCGGCCGAGTTCGCCGAGCGGCTCGCCGGCGCGCTGGCCTCGGACGCACCGCTGACCGCGGACGAGCGCCGGGCGCGCGGCGGTCTCACCAACCGGCAGGTCACGCTCAGCTGAGACACAGCCGACACCCAGCTGGGACTGGCCGACCGGTCAGTCGGCCGACAGGGTCGTCGACCGGGTGACTCCTGTCACAACTCCCCGTTGTGGCAGGGAAGTCGGTGTCCGAATAGCCGAGATCGAATTTGCGAACCGCCGATCTCTTGTTACCGTTCCATTAGCCCGGTTGCTGGTGCATCCCCCGTCGCCAGCAACCGGGTCTTCTCATTCCCGGATTCGGGCCCCCTGTCGGCAGAAGCCTCAACGCGCAGTCTGCGCAGGTGAGTTGCTCCCCGAGCGCAACAACAGCGGCCCCTCGGCCCCCTTCGCGAACTCCACGACCGCCGTGTACGCACCCGCGCCCCCCGCCGTGCGCTCCCGCGGTGTCTCGCACACCCCCGGCTCGTCGTCCGCGCCCACGGCGCAGTGCATCCGTACGGTGCGGTCCGCGGGCCCCATGAGGGTCAGTACGGACGTGAGATCGTCGCCGGTCGCGTTGCGGTAGTACGTACGCGCCCAGGTGTCCTGCCC contains:
- a CDS encoding acyl-CoA dehydrogenase family protein is translated as MHLATTERQRRLRAELRTYFRDLMPDGPPPPGDLVAPGVPEQQRALLRRIGADGWLGLGWPVAYGGQGRGADEQFVFFDEAYRAGAPVSMVTLNTVGPTLMKYGTEEQKGYFLPRILRGELVFAIGYSEPSAGTDLASLRTRAVRVGGDGHEDSEKGPGSAGSGGEWLVDGQKVFTSNAQQADWIWLACRTDPDAPKHKGISILLVPTDAPGFSWTPIATVGGLTTTATYYDGIRVPAANLVGEENGGWGLITNQLNHERVALAAIGMQAEDFYAAALAAARTPDPVTGRRRVDEPWVRSRLAEVHARLAATRLLNWRLVGDVGAGRLAPGDASGVKVVGTESAVAVYRMCQEIVGSDALVRSGSPGVFGDGELERMNRAAQINTFGGGVSEVQREIVATMRLGMTRGRR
- a CDS encoding bifunctional MaoC family dehydratase N-terminal/OB-fold nucleic acid binding domain-containing protein, yielding MSEREAPGGEGAAALGGGGGYEDVFERVKVYEGQAAAVGGVGKDLVNEPMIRHWCEAMGDTNPAYAGADATAPPTMLQAWTMGGLSGHAGRSEAYDELLGLFDDAGYTSVVATDCEQEYLRPLRPGDAITFDAVIESVSERKTTKLGTGYFVTTRMDVRVAGRPVGTHRFRILKYVPAARRRSAPRAEGAGVVAKTVVAAEVSRPERSEQPKRPRPVVNRDNAGFWEGVSRHRLLIQRCDGCRTLRFPWLPGCNACGCPDWDTVEAGGDGTVYSYVVMHHPPFPAFDPPYAVGLIELAEGVRMISNVVGVPHDRVRIGMPVRLEFEQVDEELELPVFRAVERSGG
- a CDS encoding SigE family RNA polymerase sigma factor; the encoded protein is MTTTVCTSASNAATRTLAYPSFSSYVKARQPVLLRTARSLTANPSDAEDLLQTALTKTYVAWERIEDHRALDGYVRRALLNTRTSQWRKRKVDEFACDELPEPEAPPAGDPAEQQALHDAMWRAIMKLPARQRAMVVLRYYEDLSEAQTADVLGVSIGTVKSAVSRALGKLREDPELGPVR
- a CDS encoding acyl-CoA dehydrogenase family protein; the protein is MDFTPTEEQAAARDLAARIFGDLSTHERLTAAGTGSDAELWKALCEAGLPAAVEDIGLLGLVLLLEEQGRTTAQVPFAASCVYGLLAVSAHGSAEQRERLLPAIGDGTVVVTGALPEAAVWVGGSGELSGAVPVVPWLRDATHVLVADDEHGLWLVRTVDARCEPVELTAPWSAGRLTLDGTPGERLGERVGGSGAEVAGQEAYDDVLATARTAFAGLQAGVCAGSVARAVDHTNTREQFGRPLATKQGVQLRAADAYMDTEAIRVTAYEAAWRRDEGLDYATHALTAAWWASEAGQRVVHAGQHLHGGMGADLDHPVHRHFLWGRQLDAYLGCGSEVLQELGALIVHGEGDA
- a CDS encoding MaoC family dehydratase produces the protein MRVGDVLPPLEIEITRTLIVAGAIASRDYQDVHHDAELARQKGSPDIFMNILTTNGLVGRYITDRFGPRSVLRRVAIRLGAPNYPGDTMVLTGSVEAVEGDTATVRVVGANGIGRHVTGTVTVTVPGAAGAEGAEGAEGIEGAEGAAIHEAGSRP
- a CDS encoding bifunctional DNA primase/polymerase, which codes for MATIDRQATTLALAHALSAAERGLAVIPLSRTKLPALRSPHRDDPTAPLCHGECGRFGHGVYDASIDPLRIRELFAAAPWATGYGIACGLDPHRLIGIDLDTKSGTDSSAALRELALRHLFTIPETVVVLTPSGGRHVWLSGPPDVVVPNSAGRLAPGIDIRGAGGYLVGPGSRTEHGAYSTAPGTAHLAPAACPPSLLQLLLPPPRTGRHAGPASAGQHGQGLVQFVLAAHEGQRNTRLFWAACRAYENGLGPDLTEALVDAAVRTGLTEREARSTITSASRMTRHRP
- a CDS encoding lipid-transfer protein, with protein sequence MSVRTKDTLGGRAAIVGIGATEFSKDSGRSELRLAVEAVRAALDDAGLTPADVDGMVTFTMDTSPEITVAQAVGMGELSFFSRIHYGGGAACATVQQAALAVATGVAEVVVCYRAFNERSGRRFGSGVQRREPSAEGAALGWSLPFGLLTPASWVAMAAQRYLHTYGLTPEAFGQVAVVDRKYAATNPAAYFHGKPITLADHAASRWIVEPLRLLDCCQETDGGQALVVTSVERARDLPHPPAVITAAAQGAGRAQEQMTSYYRDDLTGLPEMGVVARQLWRTSGLTPAGIDVGILYDHFTPFVLTQLEEFGFCKPGEAADFVAEERLPLNTHGGQLGEAYLHGMNGVAEGVRQLRGTSVNQIPGAGRVLVTAGTGVPTSGLILGSDDRG